The sequence TAATacaattattggtattaagAAGAACTTTGATGAAGTAATGAACAATTTACCAGGAAGATCAGAAGCTGAAGCAATAGTAAAAGCTAGTTGTgatgaaattcaaaaaattctcacccaagaaaataaaaaaattgatgaaattaaaagtcAAACTGATAAGCTTGTAAAGTAAATCAATATGattttaatcatttcattagttttttaatataaaataatattaatgtactcttaattaaattattttaaatttaattcaataaaataaaaataaattttatttcaaattattataataattttcttattatgtgtttaaataatttaaagtatttgaataataaaaaaaaatgttttaaaataaattaagcaaatatgattttaatttaataaattttaagaaCTTATAagataagtttttttttttattttattattaaaataccaattcttttaattttataaattgcaATATTCCAATCTTTTGatattcatttgataattgattgtttttattatttaaaggatttttcttttgataTTGTTCTAAAATTATTGGAGCAAAAtgtgaaaatgaatttatgcTATCATATGATGATAATTGATATTGAGTTGATTTTTgaattgttaaatttttatcgctagtttctttaattcaaataattgattaattctatttttactAATTGCTATACTACCACCATTGTTAATTTAAACTTGTTTgacaatatttaataattgtaaaccAATTTGCAATATTTGAAACTGGTACTGGATATTGCTAGGTAAAACATTTCATTACTAGTAAAactgaataataataattcaaattattatcattactgaatattttaaataattgaaatatctccatttaaatatatgataaatttataaaattattattattattgttattattattattattattattattattattattattattattattattattattattattattattattattattattattattatcatattattatttatattatttatattactatCAGATTTAGGATCATAACTTAATTTTtcttctaaatttttaataaattgaactatttgttttataaccccattgtttttgtaatttctttcaatgtatttgtatttgtatttattggTGTATTTGTTTCCatgattaaatttaaaagtggTATAAATACATCGATTCTATCGGTATTTAACAaatatttctaaaatttgGTTATAAATATCTTGAGTATAAAATAATGGTGGATCTTGTAATAATTGtgtatatttattttgattgtgaatttgaaattacatgtagtatttttttaaatatgtaACATTCATTTTCTTAAAGCATTGAGctaattcattaaaattaaaaccatttggaaatgtttttcaattaccattttataaaattaataaagaaattaatcaaCTACACCTtgatattcatttttaattctaacaTCTTGATAATATTCTGTGAACATTTAAATCTTAATTCTACTCTTGGTTTACTTTATCTAATTGGTGTtgtcattatttatttatttatttatttatttatttatttatttatttatttatttatttatttatttatttatttatttatttatttatatatatatatatatttttaataaaaaaccaaaatttaataaacaaaaaacaaaaaaaaaaataataataataatgaggatggttttttttttgttcgcCAATCACCAAAAAATGTCATAAGAAAAGtcttaaaaactaaaaataaaataaataaaaaaataaaaaaaaaaaaaaatttttctgCAAACATAATGTTGTGTAATTACTGGgctctttaatttttttcgaGCTATTTGCATGCCTTATCCCAATAAGGATGAAGATCGTTgtctttcatttttttaattaattaaaaaaataaaaaaaagaataaaaaaatttaaaaaactaaaaatagaaaatgaaaaaaaaaaaaaaaaaaaaaaagtttatgcgtattatatttttagtttttatttttttttttttttttttttaattattaatttaataacctaataattttttaatgagGATAATGTGATGTTTGTTTGGAGCACCATGTTTCATACCCAAAAGATTTTGAATCATTGAACCTGGAACTTTGTAAGCCCAACGAGCACGAACACTTTCACATGGTAAACAGAATTGTTCAGTTCTTTGGACGGCTAATTCATCAGAATCAACAATCTTGTTATAACCAGAAACGatgattaaatttttagCAGCAGTGAAACCGCCAACTCTGGTACCTGAAGCGTCGGCAACATAAACATTTCCAGTTTTGGAGATTGCAGTTACAGATGATAAAAAGTATTGTGAGGTTAAAGCATCTTTACGAGCATCAgctaatttaaattaaaaataaaataaaaaaaatttattagtttattattattattaaaattattttttaaatttaaaaattaccttgTTTATCAGCTGGTAAAGCTAAAATCTTTTTATGAACGTTGACGAATGGAGAATCATCACtgaaataaattttcttGAAACCGATTTCATCAATGGTACAACTGCTAGCGCACATGACTTCAGAACCTTTTGggatttcatttaataataaatttaaagcaTCAGCTTCATTTTCAACGACTGAAACTCTGTGGTTCTTGGCTTCTAAATTCTTGACAGTTTCCATTAAGGTTTCATTGCTTGGTGCAACTctgaatttattttcatcaacaGTGAAATCTTTTTCggtttcttttaattgtttgaaTGTTAACatcttaatttattatttatttaccttTGTTGGTTTGAaaagaaaagtaaaaaaaaaaaaaaaaaaatttactaCAAGTTCAAAATTCACAACCCCGAAATTTgatatccaaaaaaaaaaaaaaaaaaaaaaataaaaataaaaataaaaataaataaataattaaaattaattaattcatatttatttttatttttatttttatttttttttttttatttttttttttttaatttccaaaaactaaaaataatctacaaaaatcaaaaagttAA comes from Dictyostelium discoideum AX4 chromosome 2 chromosome, whole genome shotgun sequence and encodes:
- the 3B-1 gene encoding prespore-specific protein: MLTFKQLKETEKDFTVDENKFRVAPSNETLMETVKNLEAKNHRVSVVENEADALNLLLNEIPKGSEVMCASSCTIDEIGFKKIYFSDDSPFVNVHKKILALPADKQADARKDALTSQYFLSSVTAISKTGNVYVADASGTRVGGFTAAKNLIIVSGYNKIVDSDELAVQRTEQFCLPCESVRARWAYKVPGSMIQNLLGMKHGAPNKHHIILIKKLLGY